One genomic region from Cyanobium usitatum str. Tous encodes:
- a CDS encoding acyltransferase, with protein sequence MNSQFLSRDQLEEQGFASLGEDVLLHSSCVIAGAGRISIGSHVRIDPFCIITMSGHLQIGSRVHISGHVAILGRGRIEIGDFSAISHGVKILSSSDSFTSAGIAGPMVPEECRKVISEPVMIGRHVVLGVNTVLLPGAIIGEGATVGALSLVKTSIEPWTVNAGVPCRVIQKRERSGTLECERLLVEIEKRKNVPNYFP encoded by the coding sequence ATGAATAGCCAATTTCTTTCTCGAGATCAACTGGAAGAACAGGGGTTCGCCAGCCTCGGCGAGGATGTTCTCCTCCACAGTTCATGCGTGATTGCCGGTGCGGGTCGGATATCGATTGGATCCCACGTCCGTATCGATCCGTTTTGCATCATCACCATGAGCGGTCACCTGCAGATCGGCTCTAGAGTTCACATTTCAGGGCACGTAGCAATCCTTGGCCGCGGGCGCATAGAGATCGGGGACTTCTCCGCCATTTCGCACGGGGTAAAAATTCTTTCATCCTCCGACTCCTTCACATCGGCAGGTATTGCGGGGCCGATGGTTCCCGAGGAATGTCGGAAAGTGATTTCCGAGCCTGTCATGATTGGGCGCCATGTTGTGCTCGGCGTAAACACGGTACTTCTGCCGGGTGCAATCATCGGAGAAGGAGCAACCGTCGGTGCACTATCACTGGTGAAAACAAGCATCGAGCCATGGACCGTAAATGCAGGTGTCCCATGCCGAGTTATTCAGAAACGCGAGCGTAGCGGCACGCTGGAGTGTGAACGCTTGCTCGTCGAGATAGAAAAGCGAAAAAACGTACCTAATTATTTTCCGTAG